One segment of Mycoplasmopsis glycophila DNA contains the following:
- the asnS gene encoding asparagine--tRNA ligase, whose amino-acid sequence METVKKILLKPAFYDGWTNVKIAGWVSSNRGNKKIRFIELNDGTTVINLQLVFKGEFDFDLLDSLKPGSALKVAGSLKATPDAPQPIEMNVTEIISAKKVDEDYPIQNQEIKLETLRELPHLRHRTNVFRSIMLIRSTLAQEIHKYFAHRDFFYMNSPIITSNDGEGAGETFSVSDGNINDPFFGKNNKATLGVTGQLHGESYAIGMNKIYTFGPTFRAERSNTKRHLAEFWMIEPEVAFYDLKDIIQLADDMLKVVIANTVAKHQAEMEFLDQYTNNGLLERINKFIHTPLQIVDYKDAIEELAKVRNIFENKDIKFGLDLGSEHEKYLTEKVYNAPIAVINFPKDFKAFYMHQNDDGKTVAAFDLLVPGVGELIGGSQRESDYEKLTQRVKELNIDQEDLQWYLDLRRFGHLLSSGFGVGFERLVMYVTGIENIRDTIPYPRTNGNIRM is encoded by the coding sequence ATGGAAACAGTGAAAAAAATACTTTTAAAACCTGCATTTTATGATGGATGAACAAATGTTAAAATTGCTGGGTGAGTTTCATCAAATAGAGGAAACAAAAAAATTCGTTTTATTGAATTAAATGATGGAACCACTGTTATAAACTTACAATTAGTTTTTAAAGGTGAATTTGATTTTGATTTACTAGATAGTCTCAAACCAGGAAGTGCACTTAAAGTTGCTGGTTCACTAAAAGCAACACCTGATGCACCGCAACCTATTGAAATGAACGTCACAGAAATTATCAGTGCCAAAAAAGTTGATGAGGATTATCCAATTCAAAACCAAGAAATTAAATTAGAAACTTTAAGGGAATTACCACATCTTAGACATAGAACTAATGTATTTAGATCAATTATGTTAATTAGATCAACTTTAGCGCAAGAAATTCACAAATACTTCGCACATCGTGACTTTTTCTACATGAATAGCCCAATCATTACTTCTAACGATGGAGAGGGAGCTGGAGAAACTTTTTCAGTTTCTGATGGAAACATTAACGACCCATTCTTTGGCAAAAACAACAAAGCCACACTTGGTGTAACAGGACAATTACATGGTGAATCATATGCAATTGGTATGAATAAAATTTATACATTCGGCCCAACATTTAGAGCTGAACGTTCAAACACAAAAAGACATTTAGCTGAATTCTGAATGATTGAACCTGAAGTTGCTTTCTATGATTTAAAAGATATTATTCAACTAGCTGATGATATGCTTAAAGTTGTTATAGCAAATACAGTTGCAAAACATCAAGCTGAAATGGAATTTTTAGACCAATATACAAACAACGGTTTATTAGAAAGAATTAATAAATTTATTCATACTCCACTCCAAATTGTTGATTATAAAGATGCAATTGAAGAATTAGCAAAAGTAAGAAATATTTTTGAAAATAAAGATATTAAATTTGGTCTTGATTTAGGTAGTGAGCATGAAAAATATTTAACAGAAAAAGTGTACAACGCTCCTATTGCTGTTATTAACTTCCCGAAAGATTTTAAAGCTTTCTATATGCATCAAAACGATGATGGTAAAACAGTTGCTGCTTTTGACTTATTAGTTCCTGGTGTTGGAGAATTAATTGGTGGTAGCCAACGTGAATCAGATTATGAAAAATTAACCCAAAGAGTAAAAGAGTTAAACATCGACCAAGAAGACTTACAATGATATTTAGATTTAAGAAGATTTGGACATCTTTTAAGTTCTGGTTTTGGTGTGGGTTTTGAAAGATTAGTTATGTATGTAACGGGAATTGAAAACATTAGAGACACAATTCCTTACCCAAGAACTAACGGAAACATTCGTATGTAA
- a CDS encoding YhcH/YjgK/YiaL family protein, translating to MIFDSVKNAKKYKTEYEQLNKALMLLETIDFSSLEKGANIVDENIKIIKRDFEDFYPGITFGEIHNHFVDIHLYGGDSEELIYYENEFKYEKEDILLADEKNDVIFAKTKSLNDFVTLKPGTFALFLPNEFHAPKIKEYNIKNINKYIVKIKL from the coding sequence ATGATTTTTGATTCAGTAAAAAATGCTAAAAAATATAAAACTGAATATGAGCAACTCAATAAAGCTTTAATGTTATTAGAAACAATTGATTTTAGTAGCCTTGAAAAAGGAGCTAATATCGTTGATGAAAATATCAAAATCATTAAACGTGATTTTGAAGATTTTTATCCAGGAATTACTTTTGGTGAAATTCACAATCATTTTGTTGATATTCACCTTTATGGTGGTGATTCAGAAGAACTTATTTACTACGAAAATGAGTTTAAATATGAAAAAGAGGACATTCTTTTAGCAGACGAAAAGAATGATGTTATTTTCGCTAAAACTAAAAGTTTAAATGATTTTGTAACTTTAAAGCCAGGAACTTTTGCTTTATTTTTACCGAATGAATTTCATGCCCCTAAAATTAAAGAGTATAATATAAAAAACATTAACAAATATATTGTTAAAATTAAACTTTAA
- the secA gene encoding preprotein translocase subunit SecA: MKKLKEFFDFKTTEMRIAEQALKKINKLEPIVAKMSDEELKSQTDFFKELIKKGHTLEEIRNDVFAVSREATKRVLGKRPYDVQMLGGLLLDLGSVAEMKTGEGKTITSIAPVYLNALLGKGAIVSTVNEYLSERDAEEMGQVFKFLGLTVGVNKAQMDPYNKRNAYACDITYSVHSELGFDYLRDNMVSNLSEKVQRGLQFCLIDEVDSILIDEAKTPLIISGGEQEDISSYFAADQFVRTLGPDDYVIDDESKSITLTHSGIAKANKFYKVNNLYDIENSETVHLISNALRAHKIMKIDVEYIVREGKIELVDAFTGRIMDGRSYSEGLQQALQAKEMVEIEPETKTLATITYQNFFRMFKKLCGMTGTGKTEEQEFIDIYNMRVNVVPTNKPIARVDEPDSIFVTSMDKWNAAADKIAELYAKGQPVLVGTAQIEDSEALHKILLNRGIPHTVLNAKQNSSEAEIISRAGQVKSVTIATNMAGRGTDIKPSPEAIKLGGLYVLGTDRAESRRIDNQLRGRSGRQGDVGTSKFFVSLEDQLMQRFADHDSFKDAYRDEQGKEITSKQLAFGFKHAQKKIEGFNYDSRKSVLNYDDVIRQQRDLIYSQRDLILSSSKVDFIIQRMIASSARSIIRSAEYYLHNRTYNYEALVQFLNENIGKLVKFNFDLHEIQKIHENDLPDYVAQIILTVYEHWKENALLNVSYEELNQIEKEIILTTLDNKWQNHINKMDKLRSNVNLVQYSQKNPYQVYTEEGTKTFEFMLEDIAYDVMLKLFSNRIGQKSIITKEVRQDPLFQQLASTYYFDPNLPFEDQEKQLLEIFTSIKNRLAEIEEQAKAEAECKKQAELEEKRKFEEAEQARIKAEEEAKAARLAAEEAARIAYENDPVRILKREIEEWKQESILRENRHKQTNAEIEKINKQLDENPYDTILLLKYSDLNNQFLSTLREWEWSKKELQRLENELLEQEKFVDNSFIEQREETKQKEIKVKKVAKKENKAKSIEIKDQKENTKSNPKLAKTSSKNKKNQSAKNDKKEIKTTNATKKRGRPKKVVPTNE, translated from the coding sequence ATGAAAAAATTAAAAGAATTTTTTGACTTTAAAACTACAGAAATGAGAATAGCTGAACAAGCACTCAAAAAAATTAATAAACTTGAGCCAATTGTTGCCAAAATGAGTGATGAAGAGTTAAAATCTCAAACTGATTTTTTTAAAGAATTGATTAAAAAAGGACACACATTAGAAGAAATTCGTAATGATGTTTTTGCTGTTTCTCGTGAAGCAACAAAGCGTGTTTTAGGTAAAAGACCTTACGATGTTCAAATGCTAGGTGGCCTTTTGTTAGATCTTGGTTCTGTAGCAGAAATGAAAACAGGAGAAGGTAAAACTATTACTTCGATTGCTCCTGTTTATTTAAACGCCTTACTCGGTAAAGGTGCTATTGTTTCAACTGTTAATGAATACCTTAGTGAACGTGATGCTGAAGAGATGGGACAAGTTTTTAAATTTCTAGGGCTTACCGTTGGTGTTAATAAGGCACAAATGGATCCTTATAATAAAAGAAATGCTTACGCTTGTGATATTACTTATTCAGTTCACTCTGAACTTGGTTTTGACTACCTTAGGGATAATATGGTGTCAAACCTTTCTGAAAAGGTTCAAAGAGGATTACAATTTTGTTTAATTGATGAGGTTGATTCAATTTTAATTGATGAAGCTAAAACACCGCTTATTATTTCAGGTGGAGAACAAGAAGATATTAGTAGTTACTTTGCTGCCGATCAATTTGTAAGAACTTTAGGGCCTGATGACTATGTTATTGACGATGAATCTAAATCGATTACTCTTACGCATTCAGGTATTGCAAAAGCTAATAAGTTTTATAAAGTAAATAATCTTTACGATATTGAAAATTCAGAAACTGTTCATCTTATCTCAAATGCTTTAAGAGCTCACAAAATTATGAAAATTGATGTTGAGTATATCGTTCGTGAAGGGAAAATTGAACTAGTTGATGCCTTTACAGGTCGTATTATGGACGGAAGAAGTTATTCAGAAGGACTTCAACAAGCACTCCAAGCTAAAGAAATGGTTGAAATCGAACCAGAAACTAAAACATTAGCAACTATTACTTACCAAAACTTTTTCAGAATGTTTAAAAAACTTTGTGGAATGACAGGAACTGGTAAAACAGAAGAACAAGAATTTATTGATATTTATAATATGCGTGTTAACGTTGTTCCTACAAATAAACCAATTGCAAGAGTTGATGAACCAGACTCAATTTTTGTTACAAGCATGGACAAATGAAATGCTGCAGCAGATAAAATTGCTGAATTATATGCTAAAGGACAACCTGTTTTAGTTGGAACTGCGCAAATTGAGGATTCAGAAGCATTACATAAGATTTTATTAAATCGTGGTATTCCACATACAGTTTTAAATGCAAAACAAAATTCTTCAGAGGCCGAAATTATCTCGCGTGCCGGACAAGTAAAATCAGTTACAATAGCTACAAATATGGCCGGTCGTGGAACCGATATCAAACCATCACCTGAAGCAATTAAACTTGGTGGTCTTTATGTATTAGGCACAGATCGTGCAGAATCAAGAAGAATTGATAATCAATTACGCGGAAGAAGCGGTCGTCAAGGTGATGTTGGAACAAGTAAGTTTTTTGTTTCGCTTGAAGATCAATTAATGCAAAGATTTGCAGATCATGATTCATTTAAAGATGCTTATCGTGACGAACAAGGGAAAGAAATTACAAGCAAACAGCTTGCTTTTGGTTTCAAACATGCTCAAAAGAAAATTGAAGGATTTAATTACGACTCACGTAAATCTGTCTTAAATTATGATGATGTTATTAGACAACAAAGAGATTTAATTTATTCACAAAGAGATTTAATTTTAAGTAGTTCAAAAGTTGATTTTATAATTCAAAGAATGATTGCTTCATCAGCACGTTCAATTATTAGAAGTGCTGAATATTACTTACACAATAGAACTTATAATTATGAAGCGCTTGTGCAATTTTTAAACGAAAATATTGGTAAATTAGTTAAATTTAATTTTGATCTTCATGAAATCCAAAAAATTCATGAAAACGACTTACCTGATTATGTTGCACAAATTATTTTAACTGTTTACGAGCATTGAAAAGAAAATGCCTTACTTAATGTTTCATATGAAGAATTAAACCAAATCGAAAAAGAAATTATTTTAACAACGCTTGATAACAAATGACAAAATCACATCAATAAGATGGATAAATTAAGATCTAATGTTAATTTAGTTCAATATTCTCAAAAGAATCCTTATCAAGTTTATACTGAAGAAGGAACCAAAACATTTGAATTTATGCTTGAGGACATAGCTTATGATGTTATGCTTAAACTATTTTCAAATAGAATTGGTCAAAAATCAATTATTACCAAAGAAGTGCGTCAAGATCCGCTTTTCCAACAATTAGCAAGCACTTATTATTTTGACCCTAATTTACCATTTGAAGATCAAGAAAAACAATTGTTAGAAATTTTCACTTCAATTAAAAATCGTTTAGCTGAAATCGAAGAACAAGCTAAAGCTGAAGCTGAATGTAAAAAACAAGCAGAATTAGAAGAAAAACGTAAATTTGAAGAAGCTGAACAGGCTCGTATTAAAGCTGAAGAAGAAGCTAAAGCTGCTAGATTAGCAGCAGAAGAAGCAGCTCGAATCGCTTATGAAAATGACCCTGTTCGTATTTTAAAAAGAGAAATCGAAGAATGGAAACAAGAGTCAATACTTCGTGAAAATAGACACAAACAAACTAATGCTGAAATCGAGAAAATTAATAAACAACTTGATGAAAATCCATATGATACAATTCTCCTCCTTAAATATTCTGATTTAAACAACCAATTTCTTTCGACTTTAAGAGAATGAGAATGATCTAAAAAAGAGTTACAAAGACTAGAAAATGAACTCTTAGAACAGGAAAAGTTTGTAGATAATAGTTTTATTGAACAACGTGAAGAAACAAAGCAAAAAGAAATAAAAGTAAAAAAAGTGGCTAAAAAAGAGAATAAAGCTAAATCAATTGAAATAAAAGATCAAAAAGAAAATACAAAATCTAATCCAAAACTAGCAAAAACAAGCTCAAAAAATAAAAAGAATCAATCAGCAAAAAATGATAAAAAAGAAATAAAAACAACAAACGCTACCAAAAAGAGAGGACGTCCTAAAAAGGTAGTTCCAACAAATGAATAG
- the trpS gene encoding tryptophan--tRNA ligase, giving the protein MKKRLISGIKPTGDLTLGNYIGALKNFVKLQDEYDAYLFVADLHALTTGTIDPAELKKARYETVAMYLACGLDPRKATIFFQSDLAEHSEAQWLLTTEVSIGELYRMTQFKDKSQKVIKQDNGTEKIPVGLLMYPILMAADILIYNADVVPVGEDQQQHLELTRTIAERFNKNYQAGFQIPKGIVPPVGARIKSLTNPLVKMSKSEKSQKATIYLHDDPEVAYKKILKAVTDSENKVYISEDKPGILNLLHIYASLTEISLEQAAEKFKDANYAEFKTAVAEVVKAELIKIQAKYQEAKELVEKTVNEGAIKAKAICSPIVSNLKEKMGFK; this is encoded by the coding sequence ATGAAAAAAAGATTGATAAGCGGAATAAAACCAACTGGAGATTTAACGTTAGGAAACTACATTGGCGCCCTTAAAAACTTTGTTAAATTACAAGATGAATATGACGCTTATTTGTTTGTGGCTGATTTACACGCATTAACAACAGGTACAATTGATCCTGCTGAACTTAAAAAAGCAAGATATGAAACTGTTGCTATGTATTTAGCTTGTGGTTTAGATCCACGTAAAGCAACAATTTTCTTTCAAAGTGATTTAGCAGAACATTCCGAAGCTCAATGATTACTCACAACCGAAGTTTCAATTGGTGAATTATACCGAATGACACAATTTAAAGACAAAAGTCAAAAAGTCATCAAGCAAGATAATGGTACAGAAAAAATTCCTGTTGGTTTGCTTATGTACCCAATTTTAATGGCGGCAGACATTTTAATTTATAATGCTGATGTAGTTCCGGTTGGAGAAGACCAGCAGCAACATTTAGAGTTAACAAGAACCATTGCAGAAAGATTTAATAAAAATTATCAAGCAGGATTTCAAATTCCAAAAGGTATTGTTCCTCCTGTTGGAGCAAGAATTAAGTCGCTAACTAACCCGCTTGTGAAAATGTCAAAAAGTGAAAAAAGTCAAAAAGCGACGATTTATTTACATGATGATCCTGAAGTTGCTTACAAAAAGATTTTAAAGGCTGTAACAGATTCAGAAAACAAAGTTTATATTTCTGAAGATAAGCCAGGAATTTTAAATTTATTACATATTTATGCTTCATTAACAGAAATTAGTTTAGAGCAAGCTGCTGAAAAATTCAAAGACGCAAATTACGCCGAATTTAAAACAGCTGTTGCTGAAGTCGTTAAAGCTGAATTGATTAAAATTCAAGCTAAATATCAAGAAGCGAAAGAATTGGTTGAAAAAACCGTCAATGAAGGTGCGATTAAAGCTAAAGCAATTTGTAGTCCAATAGTATCAAACCTTAAAGAAAAAATGGGTTTTAAATAA
- the thrS gene encoding threonine--tRNA ligase, which produces MIKADKKLNHTTSHLLGAAVSRMYPDVKLGFGPATDEGFYYDFEFATPLSENELPKIEREMKRLASRNLVMKKVSIDEYDFTNKPYKKELYDELVAKGAEITFYALVDPLSNETIFVDLCAGGHVEDTKHIKNLKLLNLAGAYWRGNSDNIQLTRIYGTSWNTKEELDQYLEILKDRKERDHRKIGKEMKLFTFNKLGGQGFPFWLEDGMYIHNEIRNLVLKMDRKYGFTEVLTPHFGEETLYKISGHLAHYKEDMFKPIVIENERLIPRPMTCPHHIICYNTEKRSYRDLPIRYSEQSQLYRYEKSGALTGLERVRGMLLTEGHLFVRKDQIAQEFKHMYNQVKETLEAFKIKISYVSLSLRDPEDKEKYYEDDQMWNDAENELRKVLDELGVEYEEKIGEAAFYGPKMDIQIFTALGHEITVSTLQLDFLLPQRFEISFINKDGEEERPVMIHRGLVGTYERFVAILIEQTKGVLPFWLAPKQITVIPVNNESDLEYANEVNEYLFDQGFRSKLDARDERLNKKIREAQMSKSKIQVILGQNEKDKREVSFRKYGEQETQTLPLDEFVLYLHKLRASRD; this is translated from the coding sequence ATGATTAAAGCTGATAAAAAACTTAACCACACAACAAGTCACTTATTAGGTGCAGCTGTTTCAAGAATGTACCCTGATGTTAAATTAGGATTCGGTCCTGCAACTGATGAAGGATTTTATTACGATTTTGAATTTGCTACACCTCTTAGTGAAAATGAACTTCCAAAAATAGAACGTGAAATGAAACGTTTAGCATCACGTAATTTAGTAATGAAAAAAGTCTCAATTGATGAGTATGATTTTACAAATAAACCTTACAAAAAAGAACTTTATGATGAGCTTGTTGCAAAAGGGGCAGAAATTACTTTTTATGCTCTTGTTGATCCATTAAGCAACGAAACAATTTTTGTTGATTTATGTGCTGGTGGACACGTTGAAGATACTAAACATATTAAAAATCTTAAATTACTTAATTTAGCAGGTGCTTATTGAAGAGGAAACTCTGATAATATTCAATTAACTCGTATTTATGGTACTTCATGAAATACAAAAGAAGAATTAGATCAATATTTAGAAATACTAAAAGATCGTAAAGAACGTGATCACAGAAAAATTGGTAAAGAAATGAAACTTTTTACCTTTAATAAATTAGGTGGTCAAGGATTTCCTTTTTGATTAGAAGATGGAATGTACATTCACAACGAAATTCGAAATTTAGTACTTAAAATGGATCGTAAATATGGATTTACCGAAGTTTTAACTCCACACTTTGGAGAAGAAACACTATACAAAATTTCAGGTCACCTAGCACACTATAAAGAGGATATGTTTAAGCCAATTGTTATCGAAAACGAAAGATTAATTCCACGTCCAATGACATGTCCACACCACATTATTTGTTACAATACAGAAAAACGTTCATATCGTGATTTACCAATTAGATATAGCGAACAATCACAACTTTATCGTTATGAAAAATCAGGTGCATTAACAGGTCTTGAAAGAGTTAGAGGAATGCTCCTAACAGAAGGACACTTATTTGTGCGTAAAGATCAAATTGCGCAAGAATTTAAACACATGTACAACCAAGTTAAAGAAACACTTGAAGCATTTAAAATTAAAATTAGTTATGTTTCTTTAAGTTTAAGAGATCCTGAAGATAAAGAAAAGTATTATGAAGATGATCAAATGTGAAATGATGCTGAAAATGAATTGAGAAAAGTTTTAGATGAACTTGGTGTAGAATACGAAGAAAAAATTGGTGAAGCTGCATTCTATGGTCCAAAAATGGACATCCAAATTTTCACAGCACTTGGGCACGAAATTACTGTTTCAACCTTGCAATTAGACTTCTTACTTCCACAAAGATTTGAAATTAGTTTTATTAACAAAGACGGAGAAGAAGAAAGACCGGTTATGATTCACCGTGGTTTAGTTGGAACATATGAAAGGTTTGTTGCTATTTTAATTGAACAAACAAAAGGTGTTTTACCATTTTGATTAGCACCTAAACAAATTACAGTTATTCCAGTTAATAATGAATCTGATCTTGAATATGCAAATGAAGTTAATGAATATCTTTTTGATCAAGGATTCCGTTCAAAACTAGATGCACGTGATGAAAGATTAAACAAGAAAATTCGTGAAGCACAAATGTCTAAATCGAAAATCCAAGTAATCCTTGGTCAAAACGAAAAAGACAAAAGAGAAGTTTCATTTAGAAAATATGGTGAACAAGAAACTCAAACATTACCACTTGATGAATTTGTTCTTTACTTACACAAATTAAGAGCTTCTCGTGATTAA